One Thermococcus sp. M39 genomic region harbors:
- a CDS encoding ferredoxin, whose protein sequence is MPKFWTCLEVFQLDDGGKAIVLREIIDESLYDCVKEAVDACTAACIYIEQIK, encoded by the coding sequence ATTCCAAAATTTTGGACTTGTCTCGAGGTTTTCCAGCTTGATGACGGAGGCAAGGCAATTGTTTTGAGGGAAATAATTGATGAAAGTCTCTATGATTGTGTAAAAGAGGCAGTTGACGCTTGCACTGCTGCTTGCATTTATATTGAGCAGATAAAATGA
- a CDS encoding creatininase family protein, translating into MRMENLTWDEFDEVRKKVDTVILPIGSVEAHGKHLPLGTDVFAPVEIARRVEAKLKEKGKEILIAPPIWYGHSFVLNIFPGTINVKADTLRRYVRDVMEEFAEEGFKRIILLNGHGGNYYPLVEASEEVAEKYDVEIWLINWWIDFREDILSICSSQGHAGEDETSVILAIKPELVKMEKAEGEKRTSKVRIIRKDIALELFPNGVNDNPKGATKEKGEAILDIVTEKIARLILER; encoded by the coding sequence ATGCGCATGGAAAACTTAACCTGGGATGAGTTTGATGAGGTTAGAAAGAAAGTTGACACGGTAATCCTTCCAATCGGCAGTGTTGAGGCTCATGGAAAGCATTTGCCTCTCGGCACCGATGTATTCGCTCCAGTTGAGATAGCGAGAAGGGTTGAGGCTAAGCTGAAAGAAAAGGGAAAAGAAATTTTAATTGCTCCTCCAATCTGGTATGGGCACAGTTTTGTCCTCAATATCTTTCCGGGAACTATAAATGTTAAAGCTGACACATTGAGGAGATACGTTCGTGATGTCATGGAAGAGTTCGCAGAAGAGGGATTCAAAAGGATTATCCTATTAAACGGGCATGGTGGGAACTATTATCCGCTTGTTGAAGCTAGCGAAGAAGTTGCTGAGAAATATGATGTTGAAATCTGGCTTATAAATTGGTGGATCGACTTTAGGGAGGACATTTTAAGCATATGCTCTTCTCAAGGACATGCTGGAGAAGATGAGACCTCTGTTATTTTAGCAATAAAGCCGGAATTAGTCAAGATGGAAAAAGCTGAGGGTGAAAAGAGAACCTCAAAAGTCAGAATAATTAGGAAGGATATAGCCCTCGAACTATTTCCAAACGGCGTAAACGACAACCCCAAAGGGGCGACAAAAGAAAAAGGCGAGGCGATTTTGGATATCGTTACTGAAAAGATTGCTCGCCTTATCTTGGAGCGTTAA
- a CDS encoding ferredoxin, translated as MAKWKVWVDRDVCIGDAICASLCPDVFEMDDEGKSVAKVELIDESLYDCAKEAAEACPVSCIHIEQIE; from the coding sequence ATGGCGAAGTGGAAGGTTTGGGTTGACAGGGATGTTTGTATTGGAGATGCTATCTGTGCAAGCCTCTGTCCAGATGTCTTTGAAATGGACGATGAAGGAAAGAGCGTTGCAAAGGTTGAGCTAATTGATGAAAGCTTGTATGATTGTGCTAAAGAGGCAGCTGAGGCATGTCCAGTTAGCTGTATCCACATTGAGCAAATAGAGTGA
- a CDS encoding lysylphosphatidylglycerol synthase transmembrane domain-containing protein, producing the protein MDKKRVFTLIALLISLAYLYKNIDVDELKLALKTASHEYLLVAFMLSVLTVVLSSLRWYLFLREVQKTSFKKTLKAFISGYYLMTILPPSVGHIAKVKLVGGDYFKALSSLVIGLSTEILVVLSFALIFVGFTKLGVLGLILILVALIYEKGIYKALDSLLKLWESVGLKGLISTLRSYLERTYKGWSEAKENKAIFLLSFLLSAVIILLQVFGIIIVGKAFNLEISMRQALYGFLMSVLFASVSGIPAGFGANEFGLVLGIGASTKATITAFIYKFLFQYIYSIAGAVMFYGALSGGE; encoded by the coding sequence ATGGACAAGAAGAGGGTGTTCACTTTAATTGCTCTCTTAATATCCCTTGCCTATCTTTACAAAAATATTGATGTTGATGAGCTTAAATTAGCCCTAAAAACAGCCTCCCATGAGTACCTTTTAGTGGCATTTATGCTTTCAGTCCTTACGGTGGTTTTGTCGTCTCTTAGATGGTACCTATTTTTAAGGGAAGTTCAAAAAACAAGCTTTAAGAAGACCCTCAAAGCTTTTATTAGCGGATATTATCTGATGACAATTCTCCCTCCAAGTGTAGGTCATATAGCAAAAGTTAAGCTTGTAGGAGGGGATTATTTCAAAGCCCTCTCTTCCCTTGTAATTGGACTGAGCACAGAAATTTTGGTTGTCCTTTCGTTTGCTCTAATCTTCGTTGGCTTCACAAAGCTTGGAGTTCTTGGATTGATTCTTATTCTAGTTGCCTTAATCTATGAAAAAGGCATATACAAGGCTCTTGACTCTCTGCTGAAGCTTTGGGAAAGCGTTGGACTTAAAGGATTGATCTCTACTCTTAGGAGTTATCTAGAGCGGACATATAAGGGGTGGAGTGAGGCAAAGGAAAATAAAGCCATTTTTCTTCTATCCTTCCTGCTTTCTGCTGTTATAATCCTTCTCCAAGTTTTTGGGATTATTATAGTTGGAAAGGCATTCAATTTAGAAATTTCAATGAGGCAGGCTTTATATGGGTTCCTGATGAGTGTATTATTCGCTTCTGTCAGCGGAATTCCAGCTGGTTTTGGAGCGAATGAGTTTGGACTTGTTCTTGGAATCGGTGCCTCAACAAAAGCTACAATAACGGCATTTATTTATAAATTCCTCTTCCAGTATATATACTCAATAGCAGGCGCAGTGATGTTTTATGGAGCTTTGAGTGGAGGTGAATAA
- the speE gene encoding polyamine aminopropyltransferase codes for MHFIEWYPRGYGVAFKVKEKLFETQSRYQRIEIYETEGFGKLLVLEGTVQLVEQGEESYHEPLVHPVLLAHPNPRKVLIIGGGDGGTLREVLKHKTVEKVVMVEIDEMVVEISRLYLGIDRGAFEDPRAEVIIGDGVEYVKNTKEKFDAILIDSTDPVGPAKQLFSEEFYKAAYNALNDDGILITQAGSVYLFTNELLDAHKAMKSVFDKVYYFSFPVIGYASPWSFLVGVKGNIDFTKIDLKRAEGLELIYYDPERHETLFQMPKYVRDLLEGKLKL; via the coding sequence ATGCACTTCATAGAATGGTATCCAAGAGGGTATGGTGTTGCATTTAAGGTTAAAGAAAAGTTATTTGAAACTCAAAGCAGATATCAAAGAATAGAGATTTATGAGACTGAAGGATTTGGAAAGCTTTTGGTTCTAGAGGGGACTGTTCAGTTGGTAGAGCAAGGGGAGGAGAGCTACCACGAGCCTTTGGTTCATCCGGTTTTATTGGCTCATCCTAACCCGAGGAAAGTTCTCATCATTGGTGGCGGTGATGGGGGAACTCTTAGAGAAGTTTTAAAGCACAAAACTGTTGAAAAAGTCGTTATGGTTGAAATTGACGAAATGGTTGTTGAGATCTCGAGGCTTTATCTTGGCATTGATAGGGGAGCATTTGAAGACCCAAGAGCAGAGGTTATAATTGGAGATGGTGTAGAATATGTGAAAAACACTAAAGAGAAGTTTGATGCTATACTCATTGATTCAACGGACCCCGTTGGACCTGCAAAGCAGCTTTTCAGTGAGGAATTTTACAAGGCTGCGTATAATGCATTGAATGACGATGGGATTCTCATAACACAAGCTGGCAGCGTTTATCTGTTTACAAACGAGCTGCTGGATGCTCATAAGGCCATGAAGAGTGTGTTTGACAAAGTTTATTACTTCAGCTTCCCAGTGATTGGCTATGCTTCACCATGGAGCTTCTTGGTTGGAGTTAAAGGAAACATTGACTTTACAAAAATTGACTTAAAGAGAGCAGAAGGGCTTGAGCTTATCTATTATGACCCAGAAAGACATGAAACTCTGTTCCAGATGCCAAAATATGTTAGGGATCTGCTGGAAGGAAAGCTTAAGCTTTAG
- a CDS encoding ferredoxin — MKVKVDRDTCIGCGVCASICPDVFEIDDEGKAKVLVEETDLECVKEAAESCPTGSIIIEE; from the coding sequence ATGAAGGTTAAGGTTGATAGGGACACATGCATTGGATGTGGAGTTTGTGCAAGCATCTGTCCAGATGTTTTTGAAATAGACGACGAAGGAAAGGCTAAGGTTCTTGTAGAAGAAACAGACCTCGAGTGTGTAAAGGAGGCAGCTGAGAGCTGTCCAACAGGGTCAATTATCATTGAAGAGTGA
- a CDS encoding aldehyde ferredoxin oxidoreductase family protein, protein MFGYQGKILRVNLTTGKISEEKIDEKFAKKWLGTRGFGIYYILKEMDPKVDPFSPDNKLIFATGPLTGTTAPTGGRYMVITKSPLTGYIAMANSGGFFGAELKFAGWDAIIFEGKADHPVYLYINDDQVELRDASHVWGKVVSETEKILTEEVGDKKVQIASIGPAGENLVRFAAVMNNGHRAAGRGGVGAVMGSKNLKAVVVRGHKRVEIADRQKFTSVVKEKIEKLKKDPVAGGGLPTYGTAVLVNIINSNGLYPTRNFQDSQFEYAEEQSGEAMRAKYLVRNKPCFACPIGCGRVNVLPTLGETEGPEYESIWALGANLGINDLASIIEANHLCDEYGLDTISTGGTLATAMELYERGLIKPEDIGDAPPLRFGNTEVLHYYIEKLTFRKGFGDILAEGGYRVAEKFNGVEYFMGVKKQELPAYDPRGAEGHGLGYATNNRGGGHIKQYMISPEILGYPYKMDPHDISDEKVKMVILFQDLTALIDAAGLCVFTTFGLGADDYRDLLNAALGWDFTTEEYLKIGERIWNAERLFNLKAGLDPLKEDTLPKRLLEEPVKQGPNKGHVVRLKEMLPRYYALRGWTEDGKIPEEKIKELGLEEFA, encoded by the coding sequence ATGTTTGGATACCAAGGTAAAATTTTGAGGGTAAACTTGACAACAGGAAAGATCAGTGAAGAGAAAATTGATGAGAAGTTTGCCAAGAAGTGGCTTGGAACCAGAGGTTTCGGAATCTACTATATCCTCAAAGAGATGGATCCCAAGGTTGACCCATTCAGCCCAGACAACAAGTTAATCTTTGCAACAGGTCCACTGACAGGAACAACTGCCCCAACAGGCGGTAGATACATGGTTATCACAAAGAGCCCGCTTACTGGCTATATAGCTATGGCAAACTCTGGTGGATTCTTCGGTGCAGAGCTTAAATTTGCCGGATGGGATGCAATAATCTTCGAAGGTAAGGCAGACCACCCCGTGTATCTCTACATAAACGATGACCAAGTTGAACTAAGAGATGCCTCACACGTATGGGGTAAAGTCGTCAGCGAGACTGAGAAGATTCTCACAGAAGAAGTTGGAGACAAGAAAGTACAGATCGCATCAATTGGACCAGCTGGTGAAAACTTAGTCAGATTCGCTGCTGTGATGAACAACGGGCACAGGGCAGCAGGTAGAGGCGGTGTTGGTGCTGTAATGGGTTCAAAGAACCTTAAGGCCGTAGTCGTTAGAGGCCACAAGAGAGTTGAGATCGCTGACAGGCAGAAGTTCACAAGCGTTGTCAAGGAGAAGATTGAGAAGCTCAAGAAAGACCCAGTTGCCGGTGGAGGACTGCCAACATATGGAACCGCCGTTTTGGTCAACATTATCAACTCAAATGGCCTATATCCAACAAGAAACTTCCAAGATAGCCAGTTTGAGTATGCTGAGGAACAAAGCGGTGAGGCCATGAGAGCAAAGTATCTGGTAAGAAACAAGCCATGTTTTGCATGTCCAATTGGATGTGGAAGAGTTAACGTTCTCCCAACCCTTGGAGAAACCGAAGGACCAGAGTATGAGAGCATTTGGGCTCTTGGTGCAAATCTTGGCATAAACGACCTTGCAAGCATAATTGAAGCAAACCACCTCTGTGATGAATATGGACTGGATACAATCTCAACAGGTGGTACTTTAGCAACAGCAATGGAGCTCTATGAGAGAGGTCTCATAAAGCCCGAGGACATAGGGGATGCACCACCACTCAGGTTTGGAAATACAGAGGTCCTCCACTACTACATTGAAAAGCTGACATTTAGAAAAGGCTTTGGAGACATCCTAGCTGAAGGTGGTTACAGAGTTGCTGAGAAATTCAACGGTGTTGAGTACTTCATGGGTGTTAAGAAGCAAGAGCTGCCAGCTTACGATCCAAGAGGTGCTGAAGGCCACGGACTTGGTTATGCAACCAACAACAGAGGAGGAGGTCACATCAAACAGTATATGATCAGCCCAGAAATCTTAGGATATCCATACAAGATGGATCCACACGACATAAGTGACGAAAAGGTGAAGATGGTCATACTCTTCCAAGACTTGACAGCATTAATTGATGCCGCCGGTCTGTGTGTCTTCACAACCTTCGGACTTGGAGCTGACGACTACAGAGACTTGCTCAACGCAGCCCTTGGCTGGGACTTCACAACTGAGGAATACCTCAAGATCGGTGAGAGAATCTGGAACGCAGAGAGACTCTTCAACCTCAAAGCAGGGCTTGACCCACTCAAAGAGGACACATTGCCAAAGAGACTCCTTGAGGAGCCTGTTAAACAAGGACCTAACAAGGGACACGTCGTTAGACTCAAGGAGATGCTTCCAAGGTACTATGCACTCAGAGGATGGACAGAGGACGGAAAGATTCCAGAGGAGAAGATTAAGGAGCTCGGACTTGAAGAGTTTGCTTGA
- a CDS encoding glycosyltransferase family 4 protein codes for MRIALVSDWYYPKIGGVASHMHHLALKLKERGHEVAIVTNNRETGKEEELEKMGIELIKIPGVVSPILDVNVTYSLKSTKELNEFLGDFDVIHSHHAFTPLALKAAKAGREMGKATVLTTHSISFAHESKLWEALGLTFPMFSNYLRYPHKIIAVSRAAKAFIEHFTDTPIEIIPNGVDDKLFTPNWDKEKIKAEFGIEGKVVLYVSRMSYRKGPHVLLNAFSEIEDATLVMVGSGEMLPFLRAQAKFLRIEDKVKFLGYVDSKILPKIFGMADIFVLPSITAEAFGIVILEAMASGLPVIATNVGGIPEIIKESESGLLVPPGNEFELRKAIQKLLLDDNLREWFGYNGRKAVEERYSWDKVSEQIEKTYEEILSKM; via the coding sequence ATGAGAATAGCTCTCGTTAGTGATTGGTATTATCCAAAAATTGGTGGAGTTGCGAGTCATATGCACCACTTGGCATTGAAGCTTAAGGAAAGAGGACATGAGGTCGCCATTGTCACTAATAACAGAGAGACTGGGAAGGAGGAAGAACTAGAGAAAATGGGAATTGAACTCATAAAAATTCCCGGAGTTGTGAGTCCAATTTTAGATGTAAATGTTACTTACAGCTTGAAATCTACAAAAGAACTTAATGAATTTCTTGGAGACTTTGATGTAATACACTCTCACCATGCATTCACTCCATTGGCGTTAAAGGCAGCAAAAGCTGGAAGAGAAATGGGAAAGGCGACAGTACTAACAACTCACAGCATTTCTTTTGCTCATGAATCAAAGCTCTGGGAGGCTTTGGGTTTAACATTCCCAATGTTCAGTAATTACCTTAGGTATCCTCATAAAATAATTGCAGTTAGCAGGGCTGCCAAAGCTTTTATAGAGCATTTTACGGATACTCCGATAGAAATTATCCCAAACGGAGTTGATGACAAACTTTTCACACCAAACTGGGATAAAGAAAAAATTAAAGCTGAATTTGGGATTGAAGGTAAGGTTGTGCTATACGTAAGTAGGATGAGCTATCGAAAAGGGCCTCATGTTCTTCTCAATGCCTTCTCAGAGATTGAAGATGCAACTTTGGTTATGGTGGGTTCTGGAGAAATGCTTCCATTCTTAAGAGCACAGGCAAAGTTTTTGAGAATTGAGGATAAGGTTAAGTTTTTAGGATATGTGGACAGTAAGATACTGCCAAAGATTTTTGGAATGGCAGATATATTTGTTCTCCCGTCAATAACAGCCGAGGCATTTGGGATTGTAATATTAGAGGCCATGGCTTCTGGTTTGCCAGTTATTGCAACAAATGTGGGAGGGATACCTGAGATTATAAAGGAAAGTGAGAGCGGGCTTTTAGTTCCTCCCGGTAATGAGTTTGAGCTGAGAAAAGCGATTCAAAAGCTCCTCCTTGATGATAACCTTAGAGAATGGTTCGGGTACAATGGTAGGAAGGCCGTAGAAGAGAGATATTCTTGGGATAAGGTTTCAGAGCAGATTGAAAAAACTTATGAAGAAATTCTGTCAAAAATGTAA
- a CDS encoding pyruvoyl-dependent arginine decarboxylase, with translation MSWTTPKKAVMLAASAEGGTKLNAFDNALLKMGIGNVNLVKLSSVIPSHIEWIEKVPEVPIGMLLPTVYAHIESDEPGTTISAALGVGISEGNEGGLIYEYSGYCTKEEATEMVRRMVEEGFRVRGWKLKEFRVAAAEITVKNKPAAAVAAVVMFPY, from the coding sequence ATGAGCTGGACAACTCCGAAAAAAGCAGTTATGCTCGCCGCGAGCGCTGAGGGTGGGACTAAGCTAAATGCCTTTGACAATGCCCTGCTTAAGATGGGGATAGGAAACGTTAACCTTGTAAAGCTCAGCAGTGTCATTCCATCGCATATAGAATGGATTGAGAAAGTTCCAGAGGTTCCAATTGGAATGCTCCTTCCAACAGTTTATGCACACATTGAGAGCGATGAACCCGGCACGACAATAAGCGCAGCTTTAGGCGTCGGAATAAGCGAGGGCAATGAAGGTGGATTGATTTATGAATACAGCGGCTACTGCACAAAAGAAGAAGCCACAGAAATGGTAAGGAGAATGGTCGAAGAGGGCTTTAGAGTTAGAGGTTGGAAGCTCAAAGAATTCAGAGTTGCTGCTGCAGAGATAACTGTGAAAAATAAACCTGCCGCTGCTGTTGCCGCTGTGGTAATGTTCCCCTACTGA
- a CDS encoding helix-turn-helix domain-containing protein has protein sequence MEELLKALTNTLEKFELTSSEIKIYSLLLKEQLTPRQIAKKLDLSERIVREKLKHLLELGLVERELINRGWLGYLYKAKAPKEALNALLSKMEEFIKSFEKEANRML, from the coding sequence ATGGAGGAACTGTTAAAAGCCCTCACAAATACACTTGAAAAATTTGAGCTTACAAGCTCAGAAATTAAAATATATTCTCTCCTCCTAAAAGAGCAACTAACACCAAGGCAGATAGCAAAAAAGCTTGATTTGTCTGAGAGAATTGTTAGGGAGAAGCTTAAGCACCTCCTTGAGCTTGGACTGGTTGAGAGGGAGCTGATAAACAGGGGATGGCTTGGCTACCTCTACAAAGCAAAAGCCCCAAAGGAGGCATTAAATGCCCTTTTGAGCAAAATGGAAGAATTTATAAAAAGCTTTGAAAAGGAAGCTAACAGAATGCTCTAA
- a CDS encoding nicotinate phosphoribosyltransferase, translating to MRNFYIAHEDDIKAGKTTDVYFIRTKKILEAKGIHKKVLADVSTTSLPKGWKWGVLAGVEEVAKLLEGLPVNVYSMPEGTIFHPYEPVMQIEGYYEQFGIYETALLGMLSQASGIATAALRVKIAAKFKPVYSFGIRHMHPAIAPMIDRAAFIGGCDGVSGVLGAEMIGEKPVGTMPHALILTIGDQVKAWKYFDEVIEPEVPRTALIDTFCDEKFEALMAAEALGKRLFAVRLDTPSSRRGNFRRIVEEVRWELDLRGYSHVKIFLSGGLDEESIKELVDVADAFGVGGSIASAKPVDFSLDIVEIEGKPITKRGKLSGRKQVYRCENGHYHRVPANKKLERCPICGAKVEPLLKPLIKNGEIVAELPKAREIREYVLEQAERFNLSLE from the coding sequence ATGAGAAACTTTTACATTGCCCATGAAGATGATATAAAAGCTGGAAAAACTACTGATGTTTACTTCATTCGGACAAAGAAGATACTTGAAGCAAAAGGCATACACAAAAAGGTTCTTGCAGATGTTTCAACAACTTCTCTTCCCAAGGGATGGAAGTGGGGAGTTTTGGCTGGTGTTGAGGAAGTTGCCAAACTCTTGGAAGGATTACCAGTGAACGTTTATTCCATGCCAGAGGGGACGATATTCCACCCATATGAACCAGTTATGCAAATTGAGGGCTATTATGAGCAGTTTGGAATTTATGAGACTGCTTTATTGGGAATGCTTAGTCAAGCGAGCGGAATCGCAACAGCAGCCCTAAGAGTAAAAATAGCTGCAAAGTTTAAGCCTGTCTATTCCTTTGGAATAAGGCACATGCATCCAGCTATAGCTCCAATGATTGATAGAGCAGCTTTCATAGGGGGCTGTGATGGAGTAAGCGGCGTTTTAGGGGCTGAAATGATTGGTGAAAAACCCGTTGGAACAATGCCTCACGCATTGATTTTAACGATTGGAGACCAAGTAAAAGCGTGGAAGTACTTTGACGAGGTTATTGAGCCTGAAGTTCCAAGGACTGCTTTAATTGACACCTTCTGCGATGAGAAGTTTGAAGCATTAATGGCGGCTGAAGCCTTAGGAAAAAGATTGTTCGCAGTCCGCTTAGACACTCCAAGCTCAAGAAGAGGAAACTTTAGAAGGATAGTCGAAGAGGTTCGCTGGGAGCTTGACTTAAGGGGATACAGCCATGTTAAGATTTTCCTCAGCGGTGGACTTGATGAAGAAAGCATAAAAGAGCTTGTGGACGTTGCTGATGCCTTTGGAGTTGGTGGTTCAATAGCTTCGGCAAAGCCCGTTGACTTCTCCCTTGACATTGTGGAGATAGAAGGAAAACCAATAACCAAGCGCGGCAAGTTAAGCGGAAGGAAGCAGGTTTACCGCTGTGAGAATGGCCATTATCATAGAGTTCCAGCAAATAAGAAGCTTGAACGCTGTCCAATATGCGGAGCAAAAGTAGAACCACTTCTAAAGCCTCTCATTAAGAACGGTGAAATAGTTGCAGAACTACCCAAAGCAAGAGAAATCAGAGAATATGTCCTGGAGCAAGCTGAGAGATTCAACCTCAGCTTAGAATGA
- a CDS encoding UbiA family prenyltransferase, with the protein MFNGGAMLRAVIKNTRIIDGKSFIGMGLLGLIMNLRYNPDFKGAFMVLMSLILYVAYAFAINNCFDVDTDLINPLKRNKNPIANGELSFGMGILSSVAIAVLGILFAAFLSYGELLIYVSMILLATLYSAPPRLKAQPILDVLSHGIFFGAMPFLYGAYFDGVLTKYEIAIGLALLFYSFSMELRNHLEDYESDLKANLRTTPIVIGKSLSEKLVMIFSGISVALLLATLNVLFGALGIMVTGIKVNYRTLDGTVVFLLALHALRTLLGA; encoded by the coding sequence ATGTTCAACGGTGGTGCTATGTTACGAGCTGTGATAAAAAACACCAGAATAATCGATGGTAAATCGTTCATAGGAATGGGATTGCTCGGCCTGATAATGAATCTTAGGTATAATCCTGATTTCAAAGGTGCCTTCATGGTTCTGATGTCACTGATATTATATGTTGCATACGCTTTTGCTATAAACAATTGCTTTGACGTGGATACTGATTTAATAAATCCTCTAAAGAGAAATAAAAATCCAATAGCCAATGGGGAGCTCAGCTTTGGGATGGGCATTCTCTCATCAGTTGCAATTGCAGTTTTGGGTATATTATTTGCAGCCTTCCTTAGCTATGGAGAGCTTCTAATTTACGTTTCAATGATACTGCTAGCTACTCTTTACTCAGCACCCCCGAGACTTAAGGCACAGCCTATACTAGATGTTCTATCACATGGAATATTTTTTGGAGCAATGCCCTTCCTCTATGGTGCATACTTCGATGGAGTTTTAACGAAATACGAGATTGCAATAGGATTGGCTCTCTTGTTCTATTCATTCTCGATGGAACTTAGGAATCATCTTGAAGACTATGAAAGTGACTTAAAAGCAAATTTAAGGACAACCCCAATCGTCATCGGCAAAAGTCTATCAGAAAAGCTTGTCATGATATTTTCGGGCATTTCAGTAGCTCTCCTCTTGGCGACTTTGAATGTCCTTTTTGGTGCCCTTGGGATTATGGTTACTGGGATCAAGGTTAATTACAGAACTCTTGATGGAACTGTTGTTTTCCTTTTAGCTCTACATGCTTTAAGGACATTACTGGGTGCATAG
- a CDS encoding ATPase: MLKVVGEDFVKRYRLQQSLEALERVRGEISEQSYERLKALVEYRLFGKEFDRTPIDEKIVVAFSAGSDSTATVKILRWAGFEVVPVMVKLPQIREPVLLNAESYGAVFVEIPNYMEVISEQIEKGAPICGKCHSMIMEAVKDYAKKEGIKIVASGDLLSVGSISIYLEGEVVKLNLPAFLAMDKREAISVLGRKYALGFGCSLWKSAAHKSPILKKFAIQRVLRELRAGAIDEDIAKKLIFDILQK; this comes from the coding sequence TTGCTTAAAGTAGTGGGGGAGGATTTTGTAAAGCGTTACAGATTACAGCAGTCCCTTGAAGCTCTTGAAAGAGTTAGGGGAGAAATCAGTGAGCAAAGCTATGAAAGATTGAAAGCATTAGTTGAGTATAGGCTTTTTGGCAAAGAATTTGATAGAACACCTATTGACGAAAAGATAGTGGTTGCATTTTCTGCTGGTAGCGACAGCACCGCAACAGTAAAAATTCTCAGATGGGCAGGGTTTGAAGTAGTTCCAGTCATGGTAAAGCTACCTCAGATAAGAGAGCCCGTTCTCTTGAATGCTGAATCTTATGGTGCTGTTTTTGTTGAGATTCCTAATTATATGGAAGTAATAAGTGAACAAATCGAGAAAGGTGCTCCAATCTGTGGTAAATGTCACTCAATGATAATGGAAGCTGTTAAGGATTATGCAAAGAAAGAGGGTATTAAAATAGTAGCCTCGGGAGATCTGCTGAGTGTGGGAAGCATTTCAATATACTTGGAAGGAGAAGTGGTTAAGTTAAACCTCCCAGCTTTTCTTGCCATGGATAAGAGAGAGGCTATAAGCGTCTTAGGGAGAAAATATGCTCTTGGGTTTGGATGCTCTCTCTGGAAATCGGCTGCTCATAAATCACCAATTTTAAAGAAATTTGCTATCCAGCGGGTTCTGAGAGAATTGAGGGCTGGGGCAATAGATGAGGATATTGCAAAGAAACTTATATTTGACATATTGCAAAAATGA
- the speD gene encoding adenosylmethionine decarboxylase, which translates to MVQVTVDTPIGMHVVLDLYECDPRILDDIEKIEEILTKAAEIANSTVIDKRFHKFSPQGVSGVVVVSESHIAIHTWPEHGYAAVDVYTCGDHTMPLKASEYIIKELKCKRPTIVKLDRGLLFKD; encoded by the coding sequence ATGGTTCAAGTAACTGTGGACACTCCAATTGGAATGCATGTTGTTCTAGACTTATACGAATGCGACCCACGGATTTTAGACGATATAGAAAAGATAGAGGAAATATTAACTAAAGCAGCTGAAATAGCAAATTCCACAGTTATTGACAAGAGGTTTCACAAATTCTCCCCTCAAGGCGTTTCTGGTGTTGTTGTCGTTTCTGAAAGCCACATCGCAATTCACACATGGCCAGAGCATGGCTATGCAGCAGTCGATGTTTACACTTGTGGCGACCACACAATGCCGCTGAAAGCAAGTGAATATATAATCAAAGAGCTTAAGTGCAAAAGACCAACAATTGTTAAGCTTGACAGAGGACTGCTTTTCAAAGACTGA
- a CDS encoding flavodoxin domain-containing protein has protein sequence MKACIIYDTKKGSTEMIANWMRESIERKAEVRMMRVNEVDSLKDCDLVVIGSPIYYERPLKGVLKFLEQNQDELRDKKIAVFVVCLAEIFGHVGKSYAKKRYVGDLIKRVPGKVIGTAVIRGWIRKPDFSQKAVVQKWIRELLKNLEVKS, from the coding sequence ATGAAAGCTTGCATAATCTATGACACAAAGAAAGGCTCAACTGAAATGATAGCTAATTGGATGAGAGAGTCTATAGAAAGGAAAGCTGAAGTTAGGATGATGCGTGTTAACGAAGTCGATAGTCTAAAAGATTGTGACTTAGTTGTAATCGGCAGTCCCATATATTATGAGCGCCCATTGAAGGGCGTCCTCAAGTTTTTAGAGCAAAATCAAGATGAACTTAGAGACAAGAAGATAGCTGTTTTTGTAGTTTGCTTAGCTGAGATATTCGGGCATGTAGGCAAAAGCTATGCCAAGAAGCGCTATGTTGGAGATTTGATTAAAAGAGTTCCGGGAAAAGTCATTGGGACAGCTGTCATTAGAGGATGGATTAGAAAGCCTGATTTCTCCCAAAAGGCGGTGGTTCAAAAGTGGATCAGAGAACTCCTCAAAAATTTAGAAGTTAAATCTTGA